A genomic window from Acinetobacter chinensis includes:
- a CDS encoding SurA N-terminal domain-containing protein encodes MESFRKVIKGWLGKVLLVLFLTPLALVGIEGYFSSGQSKDAVKSVNGQDITQKELDSLTDTFKKQYLSYVNGDETLLNQNFIKNKAMDTLIARTLLLQQAEKLGISLSDTQIEQMIAQQPSFQANGKFSEQLYSNYLQSVGMTSPALIANLRQDHALKMLTATFTDYTLVSQLDIRQIAALQAEQRTLHLASIQLDEYKPAVKVSAKEIADYYAKHKNSFKQAESVDVDYVELTPADIAPASTQVTDAELQQAYAQFVETQKKEAKVSVKHILITADTRSDAEAKKLAADVSAKIKAGLSFAQAAAQYSDDPASKSAGGQVAAYDKGVFGDSFDQAVSALKAGETSAPVKTQYGYHLIQAESAQLKLPSFEIEKPRLMAELQKSKTANAFSDAVNSLNELVVGSDDLSVITQEVKGVQVQSVKGLTLSAQHPVLSDPAVKVKLFNEDVKSGDRNASGNIQLTNGNVVWVKVRNHVSAGVQTLAAATPAVKAKLIDQKAYEAAKAKIQTTLNEFKVQPASSVVAKNKIAFVDAGVFTRSEGRLKREIERAAFSLNTPKAGMWSVTTAALPGEMVVVAVSAVDKSAVDAIPAEQLQELTKLYQQLRGQQELDDYTQYLKAHAKLK; translated from the coding sequence ATGGAATCTTTTCGTAAAGTTATTAAGGGTTGGTTGGGCAAGGTACTGCTGGTACTGTTTCTGACCCCATTGGCGCTTGTAGGTATTGAAGGATATTTTAGCAGTGGACAATCTAAAGACGCTGTGAAATCTGTCAATGGTCAGGATATAACGCAAAAAGAACTTGACTCACTGACCGATACATTCAAAAAACAATACCTTTCATATGTGAATGGCGATGAAACACTGCTGAATCAGAACTTTATAAAAAATAAAGCAATGGATACCTTAATTGCACGTACCTTGCTTTTGCAGCAGGCTGAAAAGCTGGGGATTTCATTAAGTGATACACAGATTGAACAGATGATTGCTCAACAGCCAAGTTTCCAGGCAAACGGTAAATTTTCTGAACAACTGTATTCCAATTATTTACAGTCTGTGGGTATGACCAGTCCAGCACTGATTGCAAATCTGCGTCAGGATCATGCATTAAAAATGCTGACAGCGACATTTACGGATTACACATTGGTCAGCCAGCTCGATATCCGTCAGATTGCTGCTTTACAGGCTGAACAGCGGACATTGCATCTTGCAAGTATTCAGCTTGATGAATATAAGCCAGCTGTCAAAGTCAGTGCTAAAGAAATAGCAGATTACTACGCTAAGCATAAAAACAGCTTTAAACAGGCTGAAAGTGTGGATGTGGATTATGTAGAGCTGACTCCTGCAGATATTGCACCTGCCAGTACCCAGGTTACCGATGCTGAGTTACAGCAGGCTTATGCGCAGTTTGTGGAAACACAGAAAAAAGAAGCGAAAGTTTCTGTTAAACATATTCTGATTACTGCTGATACCCGCAGTGATGCTGAAGCTAAAAAACTGGCTGCCGATGTTTCTGCCAAAATCAAAGCAGGTTTAAGCTTTGCTCAGGCTGCGGCACAGTATTCTGATGATCCTGCATCAAAGAGTGCGGGTGGTCAGGTCGCTGCTTATGATAAAGGTGTCTTTGGTGACAGTTTTGATCAGGCGGTGTCAGCACTGAAAGCTGGTGAGACTTCAGCACCTGTTAAAACACAGTATGGTTATCATCTGATTCAGGCAGAATCTGCACAGTTGAAATTGCCTTCGTTTGAAATAGAAAAACCGCGTCTGATGGCTGAACTTCAAAAGTCAAAAACTGCCAATGCCTTTTCAGATGCTGTAAACAGTCTGAATGAGCTGGTTGTGGGCAGTGATGATCTGAGCGTAATTACTCAGGAAGTGAAAGGGGTTCAGGTTCAGTCTGTTAAAGGTCTGACACTTTCTGCACAGCATCCTGTATTGAGTGATCCAGCAGTAAAAGTAAAACTTTTCAATGAAGATGTGAAAAGTGGTGACAGAAATGCATCTGGCAATATTCAGCTGACAAATGGCAATGTGGTCTGGGTGAAAGTTCGTAACCATGTTTCAGCAGGTGTACAGACACTTGCAGCAGCAACGCCTGCTGTCAAAGCTAAACTGATTGATCAGAAAGCATATGAAGCAGCTAAAGCTAAAATTCAGACAACTTTAAATGAGTTCAAAGTTCAGCCTGCATCAAGTGTTGTAGCAAAAAATAAAATTGCATTTGTTGATGCTGGTGTATTTACCCGTTCTGAAGGTCGTTTGAAACGTGAAATTGAAAGAGCTGCATTCAGTCTCAATACGCCAAAAGCAGGTATGTGGTCTGTAACAACAGCTGCCTTACCGGGAGAGATGGTTGTAGTGGCTGTTTCTGCTGTCGATAAATCAGCAGTGGATGCAATTCCAGCTGAACAGCTTCAGGAACTGACCAAGCTGTATCAGCAACTTCGTGGTCAGCAGGAACTGGATGATTACACTCAGTATCTGAAAGCTCATGCAAAACTGAAATAA
- a CDS encoding HU family DNA-binding protein, whose product MNKSELIDAIAEKGGLSKTDAGKALDATIASVTEALKAGDTVTLVGFGTFSVKERAARTGRNPQTGATLEIKASKVPSFKAGKGLKDSVA is encoded by the coding sequence ATGAATAAATCAGAATTAATTGATGCGATTGCAGAAAAAGGGGGATTGTCTAAGACTGACGCTGGTAAAGCCCTCGACGCAACGATTGCTTCCGTTACAGAAGCACTTAAAGCTGGTGATACAGTAACTTTAGTCGGTTTTGGTACTTTCAGCGTTAAAGAACGCGCTGCCCGTACTGGTCGTAACCCACAGACTGGTGCAACGCTTGAAATTAAAGCAAGCAAAGTACCTAGCTTCAAAGCAGGTAAAGGTCTGAAAGATTCAGTTGCATAA
- a CDS encoding phasin family protein: protein MDKATTEVEVDQDLQDAVPEKGQKSRQGRKSALDFRKYTKQIWLAGLGAFSRAEEEGNKLFDSLVKVGEELESRTTDAADQAVEKVSEKAKESVSDTKDKVERLLDQRVTHSLNRIGLVSVKDIQHLEQLIMQLHEKVDTLSEENRQIKERITEK, encoded by the coding sequence ATGGATAAAGCAACTACAGAGGTGGAAGTGGATCAGGATCTACAGGACGCTGTGCCGGAAAAAGGACAGAAATCCCGCCAGGGACGAAAATCTGCACTGGATTTCAGAAAATATACAAAACAGATCTGGCTTGCAGGTCTTGGGGCTTTTTCAAGAGCGGAAGAAGAAGGTAATAAACTGTTCGACTCACTGGTGAAGGTGGGTGAAGAACTGGAATCCAGGACGACTGATGCAGCTGATCAGGCTGTAGAGAAAGTTTCGGAAAAAGCAAAAGAATCTGTATCGGATACTAAAGACAAAGTGGAACGTCTGCTTGATCAGAGGGTTACGCATTCTCTTAACCGTATCGGGCTTGTTTCTGTAAAGGACATCCAGCATCTGGAACAATTGATCATGCAGCTGCATGAAAAGGTCGACACTTTGTCTGAAGAAAACAGGCAAATAAAAGAAAGAATCACTGAAAAGTGA
- a CDS encoding Rrf2 family transcriptional regulator, whose translation MRLTTRGRYAVTALLDLALQPSEQTITLAEIAARQTISVAYLEQLFAKLKRHGLVSSVRGANGGYHLARSAEEITVLEIIEAVNETVDATRCDHKGNCQNGAMCLTHDLWHELSHHIADYLAKITLADLVARDNVQTVAIRQNTTSFDSALLSVTGI comes from the coding sequence ATGCGCTTAACAACTCGCGGTCGCTACGCAGTGACTGCACTTCTTGATTTAGCTTTGCAGCCATCTGAGCAGACGATCACACTTGCAGAAATTGCAGCCCGCCAGACCATTTCAGTCGCTTATCTAGAGCAGTTATTTGCAAAATTAAAGCGTCATGGCCTGGTTTCCAGTGTCCGAGGTGCAAATGGTGGTTATCACCTTGCACGCAGCGCAGAAGAAATTACAGTGTTGGAAATCATTGAAGCTGTAAATGAAACTGTCGATGCGACCCGTTGTGACCATAAAGGAAACTGCCAGAATGGTGCAATGTGCCTGACTCACGACTTATGGCATGAACTCTCCCACCACATTGCCGATTATCTTGCAAAGATCACCCTGGCTGACCTTGTAGCCCGTGACAACGTTCAGACCGTTGCCATCCGCCAGAATACAACCAGTTTTGATTCAGCTTTATTATCGGTTACAGGTATTTGA
- a CDS encoding IscS subfamily cysteine desulfurase has translation MKRPIYLDYAATTPVDPQVAERMMECLTFDGTFGNAASRSHAYGWQAEEKVEYAREQIANLIKADPREIVWTSGATESDNLALKGIAQFYGSKGKHIITSKIEHKAILDTCRELEEEGFEITYLEPEPRTGLITPEMVKAALRADTILVSLMMVNNEIGTVTDVAAIGQLTRANKTYFHVDAAQAAGKVEIDLSTMKVDLMSFSGHKVYGPKGIGALFVRRSPRVRIKAQMHGGGHERGMRSGTLATHQIVGMGEAFEIAGKTMAAEQARLRVLRDKLWNGLQEMEQVFLNGHPEHNVANYLNVSFNFVEGESLMMALKDVAVSSGSACTSATLEPSYVLRALGLSDELAHSSIRFSFGKYTTEEDIDHVIAISKAAVEKLRELSPLWDMYKDGIDLNSVEWAEH, from the coding sequence ATGAAACGTCCTATTTATCTCGACTACGCAGCAACAACCCCTGTCGATCCTCAAGTTGCAGAACGCATGATGGAATGCTTAACTTTTGACGGGACTTTCGGTAATGCTGCATCACGCTCTCATGCGTATGGTTGGCAGGCAGAAGAAAAAGTTGAATATGCCCGTGAGCAGATCGCAAACCTGATTAAAGCAGATCCACGTGAAATCGTATGGACTTCTGGTGCTACGGAATCTGACAACCTTGCACTTAAAGGTATTGCTCAGTTCTACGGCTCAAAAGGTAAACACATTATTACAAGTAAAATTGAACATAAAGCCATTCTTGATACTTGCCGCGAGCTTGAAGAAGAAGGTTTCGAAATTACTTATCTTGAACCAGAACCACGTACCGGTCTGATTACACCTGAAATGGTAAAAGCAGCTCTGCGTGCTGACACCATTCTTGTTTCCCTGATGATGGTAAACAATGAAATCGGTACTGTCACTGATGTTGCTGCCATTGGTCAACTGACCCGCGCCAACAAAACATATTTCCACGTCGATGCTGCTCAGGCTGCAGGTAAAGTAGAAATTGATCTTTCAACCATGAAAGTTGATCTGATGAGTTTCTCTGGGCACAAAGTTTATGGTCCTAAAGGCATTGGTGCACTGTTTGTACGCCGCAGTCCTCGTGTCCGTATCAAAGCTCAAATGCATGGTGGTGGTCATGAACGTGGTATGCGTTCTGGTACACTTGCGACTCACCAGATTGTTGGTATGGGTGAAGCATTTGAAATCGCAGGAAAAACCATGGCTGCTGAACAGGCTCGCTTACGTGTTCTGCGCGACAAATTATGGAATGGCTTACAGGAAATGGAACAGGTTTTCCTGAACGGACATCCTGAACACAATGTAGCCAACTATCTGAATGTCAGCTTCAACTTTGTTGAAGGCGAATCACTGATGATGGCGCTTAAAGATGTAGCTGTATCTTCTGGTTCAGCATGTACATCTGCAACACTTGAACCATCATACGTTCTTCGTGCGCTTGGTCTGTCTGATGAGCTTGCTCACAGTTCAATCCGCTTCAGCTTTGGTAAATACACCACTGAAGAAGATATTGATCACGTGATTGCCATTTCCAAAGCTGCGGTTGAAAAGTTACGTGAACTTTCACCACTTTGGGACATGTACAAAGACGGTATCGACTTAAATTCTGTAGAATGGGCTGAACACTGA
- the iscU gene encoding Fe-S cluster assembly scaffold IscU, translated as MAYSEKVIDHYENPRNVGVLDKNAENVGTGMVGAPACGDVMRLQIQVDDNGVIEEARFKTYGCGSAIASSSLVTEWLKGKTLDQAQAIKNIDIATELALPPVKVHCSVLAEDAIKAAVEDYRSKKTKA; from the coding sequence ATGGCTTATAGTGAAAAAGTAATTGATCATTACGAAAACCCTCGTAATGTTGGTGTTCTGGATAAAAATGCTGAAAACGTTGGTACAGGTATGGTCGGCGCACCTGCATGTGGTGACGTTATGCGTTTACAGATTCAGGTCGATGATAATGGCGTGATTGAAGAAGCACGTTTCAAGACTTACGGCTGTGGTTCTGCAATTGCATCCAGCTCGCTGGTAACTGAATGGCTCAAAGGTAAAACTCTGGATCAGGCTCAGGCAATTAAAAACATTGATATTGCGACTGAACTTGCTCTGCCACCGGTGAAAGTACACTGCTCTGTACTTGCAGAAGATGCAATCAAAGCAGCTGTGGAAGATTACCGCAGTAAAAAGACTAAAGCTTAA
- the iscA gene encoding iron-sulfur cluster assembly protein IscA, with amino-acid sequence MIHLTEHAATHISNYLKNRGKGEGIRLGVKTSGCSGLAYVLEFVDDIDTHDQMFEQFGVKVFVDPKSLVYLDGMEMDYVKNGLNEGFEFNNPNKKGECGCGESFTV; translated from the coding sequence ATGATCCATTTAACTGAACATGCTGCAACGCATATCAGCAATTACCTGAAAAATCGTGGTAAGGGTGAAGGAATTCGTCTTGGTGTGAAAACTTCCGGCTGTTCTGGTCTGGCTTATGTACTCGAGTTCGTAGATGATATCGACACACATGATCAGATGTTTGAACAGTTCGGTGTTAAAGTTTTTGTAGACCCGAAAAGCCTCGTTTATCTTGATGGTATGGAAATGGACTATGTTAAAAATGGTCTAAATGAAGGCTTCGAGTTCAATAATCCAAACAAAAAAGGTGAATGCGGTTGCGGTGAATCCTTTACCGTTTAA
- the hscB gene encoding Fe-S protein assembly co-chaperone HscB, which yields MSHFELFNLPVALDLDPAILKSSFLALQQQFHPDKASDKDTALIKSSEINQAYKVLANVDSRAAYLLALKKQDHHLDQSINDFEFLQSALEIREQLDEAADSKELQSLKIEVQQWIDGLVREFKIDYDDEDWAEARDAVRKLRFFQKVMNDIDKAEDQLLDDDSFNLDDEF from the coding sequence ATGAGTCATTTTGAGCTGTTCAACCTCCCTGTCGCACTTGATCTTGATCCTGCCATTCTAAAATCCAGTTTTCTTGCATTACAGCAACAGTTTCATCCCGATAAAGCTTCCGATAAAGATACAGCCCTGATTAAATCCAGCGAAATCAACCAGGCTTATAAAGTGCTTGCCAATGTAGACAGCCGTGCTGCATATTTACTGGCGCTGAAAAAGCAGGACCATCATCTTGATCAGTCCATTAATGATTTTGAGTTTTTACAGTCAGCGCTTGAAATTCGTGAACAGCTGGATGAAGCGGCTGACAGCAAAGAACTTCAGTCACTGAAAATTGAAGTACAGCAATGGATTGATGGTCTTGTCCGCGAGTTCAAAATTGATTATGACGATGAAGATTGGGCTGAAGCCCGTGATGCTGTACGTAAACTGCGTTTTTTCCAGAAAGTGATGAATGATATCGACAAAGCAGAAGACCAGTTGCTTGATGATGACAGTTTCAATCTGGACGACGAATTTTAA
- the hscA gene encoding Fe-S protein assembly chaperone HscA produces the protein MALLQIAEPGQSSAPHEHRIAIGIDLGTTHSLVATLLSGKAKVLNDEQGRVLLPSIVHYSKNSTEYGDAAKPFMTTDPKNTIVSVKRFMGRSKSDIKFQHPYVLVGEDNQMPAFETAQGRKTPVEISAEILKQLKDRAESSLKNPVNGAVITVPAYFDEAQRQATRDAAQLAGLNVLRLLNEPTAAAVAYGLDQETGLATNQNYVIYDLGGGTFDVSILRFSQGVFEVLATGGHTALGGDDLDRLIVKWAKKQLNIETLDDAEYAHFIVTARKAKEALSDTDSVEMKLLDQKLTLNRQTFEEIIQVALDKTISVCKRVLRDAKLELTDIQNVVLVGGSTRSYAVQNAIRDVFNQEPLCTINPDEVVAIGAAITANQLIGNSQDGSLLLDVTPLSLGLETMGGLVERLISRNTPIPVARRQEFTTYQDGQTAMLIHVVQGERDLVEHCRSLGRFVLRGIPPMTAGQARIEVTFQVDADGLLFVSAKETSSGVHAQIDIKPSYGLSEDDTQRLLLDGYKFAEEDKNLRHLNETKVEARRELEALEQALKADAKLLNSEQLSSLNQAADILKSQLETDDIKNIEEAVQQLKIHSDAFAAARMNQHIDHALKGTKLDDWSNSN, from the coding sequence ATGGCACTCTTGCAAATTGCAGAACCCGGACAATCAAGTGCGCCACACGAACACCGCATTGCAATTGGAATTGACTTAGGCACAACCCACTCCCTGGTTGCTACCCTGCTGTCAGGTAAAGCAAAAGTTCTGAACGATGAACAAGGTCGGGTGTTACTTCCTTCAATTGTTCACTATTCTAAAAATTCAACTGAATATGGCGATGCTGCAAAGCCATTTATGACGACTGACCCTAAAAATACAATCGTTTCAGTAAAACGTTTCATGGGTCGTTCAAAGTCTGATATTAAGTTCCAGCACCCGTATGTGCTTGTGGGCGAAGATAACCAGATGCCTGCTTTTGAAACTGCACAGGGACGCAAAACACCTGTTGAAATATCAGCAGAGATTTTAAAGCAGCTGAAAGACCGTGCAGAATCAAGCCTGAAAAACCCTGTAAACGGTGCTGTAATTACAGTACCTGCCTACTTTGATGAAGCTCAGCGCCAGGCAACCCGTGATGCCGCTCAGCTTGCAGGCTTAAATGTTCTGCGTTTGCTGAATGAGCCGACAGCAGCAGCTGTTGCCTATGGACTGGATCAGGAAACAGGTCTGGCAACTAACCAGAACTATGTGATTTATGATCTGGGTGGCGGTACTTTTGATGTCTCCATTCTGCGTTTCTCACAAGGTGTCTTTGAAGTTCTGGCGACTGGTGGACATACTGCACTCGGTGGTGATGACCTTGACCGTCTGATTGTCAAATGGGCTAAAAAACAGCTGAATATTGAAACATTGGATGATGCCGAATATGCTCACTTTATTGTGACTGCCCGCAAAGCCAAAGAAGCACTTTCAGATACCGATTCGGTAGAAATGAAACTGCTCGATCAAAAGCTGACACTGAACCGTCAGACTTTTGAAGAAATCATTCAGGTTGCATTGGATAAAACCATCAGTGTCTGCAAACGTGTTTTACGTGATGCAAAACTTGAACTGACGGATATTCAGAATGTGGTTCTGGTGGGTGGCTCAACCCGCTCTTACGCTGTTCAGAATGCCATCCGCGATGTATTTAATCAGGAACCACTGTGTACCATCAACCCTGATGAAGTTGTCGCCATTGGTGCAGCAATCACTGCCAATCAACTGATTGGAAACTCTCAGGACGGTTCCTTACTGCTTGATGTTACTCCGTTGTCACTTGGTCTTGAAACCATGGGTGGACTGGTTGAGCGATTGATTTCACGTAACACCCCTATTCCTGTCGCACGCCGTCAGGAATTCACCACCTATCAGGATGGTCAGACTGCCATGCTGATTCATGTTGTTCAGGGTGAGCGCGATCTGGTTGAGCATTGCCGAAGCCTCGGGCGTTTTGTTCTGCGTGGTATTCCACCAATGACTGCCGGTCAGGCCCGTATTGAAGTCACCTTCCAGGTCGATGCAGATGGACTGCTTTTTGTGTCTGCCAAAGAAACCTCTTCAGGTGTTCACGCTCAGATTGATATCAAACCATCCTATGGTCTTTCTGAAGATGACACTCAACGTTTATTGCTGGATGGTTATAAGTTTGCTGAAGAAGACAAAAATTTACGCCATCTGAATGAAACAAAAGTTGAAGCCCGTCGTGAACTTGAAGCCCTTGAACAGGCTTTAAAAGCTGATGCAAAACTCCTGAACAGCGAGCAGCTGTCGAGTCTGAATCAGGCAGCTGATATTTTAAAATCTCAGCTTGAAACAGATGATATTAAAAACATTGAAGAAGCCGTACAACAGCTTAAAATACACAGTGATGCTTTTGCTGCTGCCCGCATGAATCAACATATTGATCATGCACTGAAAGGCACTAAGCTGGATGACTGGTCAAACTCAAACTAA
- the fdx gene encoding ISC system 2Fe-2S type ferredoxin codes for MPRIKVLPHATICPNGAEFEVEANSNLCQSLLDNGIKIEHACDMSKACTTCHVVVRKGFDELEEMDDVEADLLDRAWGLEPDSRLSCQVKITDEDMEIEIPKYTINHASENH; via the coding sequence ATGCCACGTATCAAAGTATTACCACATGCGACAATTTGCCCAAATGGTGCTGAGTTTGAAGTTGAAGCCAACAGCAACCTGTGTCAAAGCCTGCTGGACAATGGTATTAAAATTGAGCATGCCTGTGATATGTCTAAAGCATGCACCACCTGTCACGTCGTGGTTCGTAAAGGTTTCGATGAACTCGAAGAAATGGATGATGTAGAAGCGGATCTGCTTGACCGTGCCTGGGGTCTGGAACCTGATTCACGCTTATCCTGCCAGGTGAAAATCACAGATGAAGACATGGAAATTGAAATTCCCAAATACACGATTAACCATGCTTCAGAAAATCACTGA
- a CDS encoding adenylate/guanylate cyclase domain-containing protein, which produces MSLDSWMEREPKQFDYLHRLMGYTMLSLILVVYYYTSPDTNYQIYLPLFLGFLILIIPKLSHWLQYRFNNRIRANVMFIIDIVVVAICLSAVHLNLVLTFAAIFVLLYTAINIRTSFVVASLASLIGATVFYICNIFVFGFGEYFEHTSSELTVLAFLCMITYFGVGSVYQSKRIRYSIGRKDYYYAQMNRYMEFANQLSRYAPLQLWQSIMKGEAEAKIEYKRKKMTIFFSDIQGFTELSETLIPDDLAFLLNDYLSHMTEIAKQYEATVDKFMGDAILIFFGDPTTQGVEQDAKTCVEMAIAMRQQMKLLRERWIKMGYPPLHIRMGISTGYCHVGNYGAAHRMAYTIVGRDANLAARLQSAAEVDEILLSDETYKLIKNDYLCAPKAPIFLKGINGPVRTWQVMEKYTASKSDYQRWFDYEYKGFHLLLNLDEVQNFEYPELINVLEKMIKRIHTQQKLMNSQGIVKLKLEDEIIVDEVK; this is translated from the coding sequence GTGTCATTGGACAGCTGGATGGAACGAGAGCCGAAGCAGTTTGATTACCTTCATCGTTTGATGGGGTATACAATGCTATCTCTGATATTGGTTGTTTATTATTACACCTCCCCAGATACAAATTATCAGATCTATCTGCCATTGTTTCTGGGTTTTTTGATTCTGATAATTCCAAAACTGTCTCACTGGCTTCAGTACCGTTTCAATAACCGCATACGTGCCAATGTCATGTTTATTATTGATATTGTGGTCGTTGCGATCTGTCTGTCAGCTGTACATCTCAATCTTGTACTGACTTTTGCAGCAATTTTTGTACTGCTGTATACCGCAATCAATATCAGAACATCCTTTGTGGTTGCTTCGCTGGCAAGCCTGATTGGGGCTACCGTCTTTTATATCTGCAATATTTTTGTATTTGGATTCGGTGAATACTTTGAGCACACATCCAGTGAGCTGACTGTACTCGCTTTTCTGTGCATGATCACATATTTCGGTGTGGGCAGTGTCTATCAGAGCAAGCGCATCCGTTATTCGATTGGGCGTAAGGACTATTACTACGCACAGATGAACCGTTATATGGAATTTGCCAATCAGCTGAGCCGTTATGCGCCTTTGCAGCTGTGGCAGTCCATCATGAAAGGTGAAGCCGAAGCCAAAATTGAATACAAACGTAAGAAAATGACAATTTTCTTTTCAGATATTCAGGGTTTTACTGAGCTGTCAGAAACGCTGATTCCTGATGATCTTGCGTTCCTCTTAAATGACTATCTGAGTCATATGACTGAGATCGCAAAACAGTACGAAGCAACCGTTGATAAGTTCATGGGTGATGCAATCCTGATCTTTTTTGGCGATCCGACCACTCAGGGCGTCGAGCAGGATGCAAAAACCTGTGTGGAAATGGCAATTGCCATGCGTCAGCAGATGAAGCTGTTACGGGAACGCTGGATTAAGATGGGTTATCCTCCATTGCATATACGTATGGGTATCAGTACGGGTTACTGTCACGTGGGGAATTACGGTGCTGCGCATCGAATGGCATATACCATTGTTGGACGGGATGCCAACCTTGCTGCAAGACTGCAAAGCGCAGCTGAAGTGGATGAAATCCTGCTGTCTGATGAAACCTATAAATTAATTAAAAATGATTATCTTTGTGCGCCCAAAGCTCCTATTTTTCTGAAAGGGATTAATGGTCCTGTGCGTACCTGGCAGGTTATGGAAAAATACACCGCCAGTAAGTCTGATTATCAGCGTTGGTTTGATTATGAATATAAAGGATTTCATCTGTTGCTCAATCTGGATGAAGTTCAGAACTTTGAGTATCCTGAACTGATTAATGTTCTGGAAAAAATGATCAAACGTATCCATACCCAGCAGAAACTGATGAACTCTCAGGGAATTGTGAAGCTGAAACTGGAAGATGAAATTATTGTAGATGAAGTTAAATAG
- a CDS encoding HIT domain-containing protein — MFSLHPQLAQDTFFVGDFPLSTCRLMNDMQFPWLILIPRVPGVTELYELSQADQEQFLRESSWLSSQLSRVFRADKMNVAALGNMVPQLHFHHVVRYQNDVAWPKPVWGTPAVPYNNEVLAHMRQTLMLALRGQGDMPFDWRMD, encoded by the coding sequence ATGTTTAGTTTGCATCCACAACTTGCTCAAGATACTTTTTTTGTAGGCGATTTTCCGCTGTCAACATGTCGTTTAATGAATGATATGCAGTTCCCGTGGTTGATTCTTATTCCACGTGTACCTGGTGTTACAGAATTATACGAACTCAGCCAGGCGGATCAGGAACAGTTTTTACGCGAATCAAGCTGGTTATCCAGTCAGTTATCACGTGTGTTCCGTGCAGACAAAATGAATGTAGCTGCTTTAGGTAACATGGTTCCACAGTTGCATTTCCATCACGTTGTACGTTATCAGAATGATGTTGCATGGCCAAAACCTGTATGGGGTACGCCAGCAGTTCCATATAACAATGAAGTACTGGCACATATGCGCCAGACGCTGATGCTGGCACTGCGCGGTCAGGGTGATATGCCGTTTGACTGGCGCATGGATTGA